ttatgcaggtaaagttgttcatagtagccttgaataatcttttgtatttctgtggtatcagtagtAGTATCTCccgtttcatttttaattgagcttatttggacttttcttttttctttttttttttttgttttttgttttttgtttttctgaaaaagttcttattcctttactttctttcttttttttttttaaatttatttattaaactttaagttgtagggtacatgtgcacaacgtgcaggtttgttacatatgtatacttgtgccatgttggtgtgctgcacccatcaactcgtcagcacccatcaactcgtcatttacatcaggtataactcccaatgcaatccctcccccctcccccctcccccctccccatgataggccccggtgtgtgatgctccccttcccgagtccaagtgatctcattgttcagttcccacctatgagtgagaacatgcggtgtttggttttctgttcttgtgatagtttgctaagaatgatggtttccagctgcatccatgtccctacaaaggacacaaactcatcctttttgatggctgcatagtattccatggtgtatatgtgccacattttcttaatccaatctgtcactgatggacatttgggttgattccaagtctttgctattgtgaatagtgctgcaataaacatacgtgtgcatgtgtctttatagcagcataatttataatcctttgggtatatacccagtaatgggatggctgggtcaaatggtacatctagttctagatccttgaggaatcgccatactgttttccataatggttgaactagtttacaatcccaccaacagtgtaaaagtgttcctatttctccacatcctctccagcacctgttgtttcctgacttttgaatgatcgccattctaactggtgtgagatggtatctcattgtggttttgatttgcatttctctgatggccagtgatgatgagcattttttcatgtgtctgttggctgtatgaatgtcttcttttgagaaatgtctgttcatatcctttgcccactttttgatggggttgtttgtttttttctcataaatttgtttgagttctttgtaggttctggatattagccctttgtcagatgagtagattgcaaaaattttctcccattctgtaggttgcctgttcactctgatggtagtttcttttgctgtgcagaagctctttagtttaatgagatcccatttgtcaattttggcttttgctgccattgcttttggtgttttagacatgaagtctttgcccatgcctatgtcctgaatggtactacctaggttttcctctagggtttttatagtattaggtctaacatttaagtctctaatccatcttgaattaattttcgtataaggagtaaggaaaggatccagtttcagctttctacttatggctagccaattttcccagcaccatttattaaatagggaatcctttccccatttcttgtttctctcaggtttgtcaaagatcagatggctgtagatgtgtggtattatttctgaggactcttgacttttcttttcttggataatcttgctaatggtctatcagatttatttatcttttcaaagaaccagctttttattGAATgcagcttttgtatttttttgtagttgttttaatttcatttagttctcctCTTATCTTGGTTATTCCCTTTCTTTTGCTGGGTtttggttctgtttgttttttgtttttctagttccttgaggtgtgaccttataTTATCTgcttgtgctctttcagactctGACATTgacatttagggctatgaactttccttttagcaccacctttgctgtatcctagaggttttgataggttgtgtcactattgttgGTCAGTTCAAATAAttgtgttattattatactttaagtcctgggatacatgtgcagaatatgcaggtttgttacatagctatagacatgccgtggtggtttgctgcacccatcaacctgtcatctactttagttatttcttttaatgCTGTCCCTCTtctagtcccccaccccctgacaggccctggcatgtgatattcccctccctgtgtccatgtgttctcactgttcaactcccacttatgagtgagaacatgaggtgtttggtttttctgttcctgtgttagtttgctcagaatgatggtctccagcttcatccatgtccctgcaaagacatgaactcatccttttttatggctgtatagtattctgtggtgtataatgtcccacattttcttatccattctatcattgctgaccatttgggttggttccaagtatttgctattgtgaatagtgctgcaataaacatacatgtgcatgtgtctttatagtagaatgatttataattctttggatatatacccaataatgggattgctgggtcaaacagtatttctggttctagatccttgaggaatcatcacactgtcttccacaatgtttgaactaatttacacacccatcaacagtgtaaaagtgttcctattcctccacatcctctacagcacctgttgtttcctgactttttaatgattgccattctaactggcatgagatggtatctcattgtggttttgatttgcttttctctaatgaccagtgatgatgagttttttttcatgtgtttgttggccacataaatgacTTCTTtagagaagcatctgttcatatcctttgtccactttttgatggggttgttagtttttttcttgtaaatttgttgaagttctttgtagattttggatattggCCCTTggtcaaatggatagattgcaaaaattttctcccattctgtaggttgcctgttcactctgataatagtttcttttgctgtacagaagctctttagtttagttagatcctatatgtcaattttggcctttgttgtcattgcttttgatgttttagtcatgaagtatttgcccatgcctatgtcctgaatggtattgcctaagttttcttctagggtttttatggttttaggtctcacatttaagtctttaatccaccttgagttaatttttgtataaggcgtaaggaaggggtccagtttcagttttctgcatattgctagccagtttttctaacaccatttattaaataggaaattctttccccattgcttgtttttgtgatgtttgtcaaagatcagatggttgtagatgtgtggcattatttctgaggcttctgttctgttctgttggtctaaatatctgttttagtaccagtaccatgctgtttttttttttttttttttactgtaggtagcatcatgcctccagctttgttctttttgtttaggattataTTGGCTAGATGAGCTCTTTTTTGATTAGATacgaaatttaaagcagttttttataattctttgaaaaaagtcagtggtagcttgatggggatagcattgaatctataaattactttgggcagtatggtcattttaatgatattgattcttcctatctatgagcatggaatatttttccatttgtttgtgtcctttcttatttccttgagcagtggtttgtagttgtccttgaagaggttcttcacatcccttataagttgtatttctaggtattttattcactttgcagcaattgtgaatgggagttcactcatgatttgcctCTCTCTTTGTCTATTGTtggcatataggaatgcttgtgatttttgcacattgattttgtgtcttgaGAATTTGCTGAAGCTATTTGTCAGCTTaatattttgggctgagacgacggGGTCTTCTAagtatgcaatcatgtcatctgcaaacagagacaagttaactttctctcttcctatttgaatacctttatttctttctcttgtctgattgccctggccagaaattccaatactgtgttgagtaggagtggagagagggaatccttgtcttatgcttgttttcaaagcaaataatttttaaatttccatcttgatttcgttgttgacccaatgatcattcaggagcaggttatttaatttcggggtgtttgcatggttttgaaggttccttttgtaGTTGATTTCCAactttattctactgtggtctgagagaatgcttggtataatttcaatttttaaaaatgtattgaggcttgttttgtggcatACCATATGGCCTgccttggagaaagttccatgtgctgatgaatataatgtatattctgcagttgttgggtagaatgtcctgtaaatatctgttaagtccttTTGTTCCAGGATatagtttaaattcattgtttctttgtacactttctgtcttgatgacctgccTAGTGcagtcagtggagtattgaagtccccactattactgtgttgctgtctatttcatttcttaggtctagcaGTAATTGTTCTATAAATTTGAGTTCTCCAGTATTAGATGCATATATAGTAAGAACTGTAATATTCTCCCATTagacaaggccttttatcattacatCATGTCCctgtttatcttttttaactgctgtttctttaaagtttgttttgtctgacacAAGAATAGCTGCTCCTGCTcatttttggtgtccatttgtgTGGAATGTcattttccacccctttaccttaagtttatgtgagtccttatgtgttaggtgagtctcttgaagatggCAGATaattggttggtgaattcttattcattctgcaattctgtatattttaagtggagcatttagtctACATTCAACATCAGTATTGAGGTGTGAGGTACTATTCCATTcttcatgctatttgttgcctatATAcctttttaatctgtatttttgtTGTATATGTCTTATGGggtttatgctttaaagaggttctgttttgatgtgctTCCAGGGTTTGTTTcgagatttagaactccttttatcAGTTCTTGTAGTGTTGGCTTGGTAGTGAcgaattttctcagcatttgtttttctgaaaaacattgtatattttcttcatttatgaagcttagtttcactgaatacaaaattcttggctgacaattGTTTCGTTTAAgaaggctgaagatagggccctaTTCACTTCTAGCTTatatggtttctgctgagaaatctgctgttaatctgatagattttcTTTCACAGGTTTCCTGGTACTTTTggctcacagctcttaagattctctttgtctttagttAACTTTAGATATTCTGATGACAATGTACCTAGGCAATGATCTGTTtgcgatgaatttcccaggtgtttattgagcttcttgtatttggatgtctaggtctctagcaaggcggGGGacgttttccttgattatttccccgaataagttttccaaacttttagatttctcttctttctcaggaatgCTGATTAGTCTTAGGTTTgattgtttaacataatcccagatttcttggaggctttgatcatattttcttattcttttttctttgtctttgttggactggattaatttaaaaaccttgtcttcaagctctgaatttcttctgcttgcttgattctattgctgagactttctagagcattttgcatttctataagtgcatccattcatccattgtttcctgaagttttgattgttttttatttatgctatctctttcactgaagatttctccCCTTATTTCTTgaagcatattttttatttttttaaaattggactTCACCTTCCTTTgatgcctccttgattagcttaataactgaccttctgaattatttttcaggtaaatcagggatttcttcttggtttgtatGCATTgttggtgagctagtgtgattttttggggggtgttaaagaaccttgtttttcatattaccagagttagctttctggttccttctcatttgggtaggctctgtcagaggaaAAGTCTAGGCctcaaggctgttgttcagattcttttgtcccatgaggtgttcccttgatgtagcaCAGTCCCCCTTTTTCTAgtgatgtggcttcctgagagccaaactgtagtgattgttatctctcttctggatgTAGCCACCCATCAGGTCTACCCGACTCCGGGCTGATACTGGAGTTTGTCTGCACAGAGTCTTGTGACAtgaaccatctatgggtctctcagccatagATACAACCACCTGCTCCAATGGAGGTGGTAGAGGATGAAAtagactctgtgagggtccttacTTTTGGTTGTTCAAtgcactatttttgtgctggttggcctcctgccaggggGTGGCACTTTCTAGAGAGCATCAGTAGAGGCAGTCaggtggtggtggttggggggACGGGGGTGCCCTAGAACTCCCCAAaatatatgccctttgtcttcagctaccagggtgaaTAAGgaaagaccatcaggtgggggcaggactAGTCGTGTCTGAGCTCAGAGTCTCCTTGGGCAGGTCTTTCTGTGGTtactgtgggggatgggggtgtagTTTCCTGGTCAATGGATTTATGCTCCTAGGacgattatggctgcctctgctgtgtcatgcaGGTCGTCAGGAAAGTGGGAGAAAGCAAGCAGTCACATGACTCAACCAGCTCCCAAGCAACCCAAAAAGTTGGTCTCACTTCCAGTGTGCACCCTCCCCGGCAATAGCACCAGTGAGTCTGTTTCCATGCAGTCAGTGAGCaaggctgagaacttgccccaggctaccagcTGTGAAAGCAAGTAGGGCTGTCCTACTTCcctgcctgtggagtctgcacaccaaATTCATGTCCCCCACCAACCCCTCACTGCCCAGCCCCGAGTTCTGGCCAGgtggagatttcctttttcctgtcATCTTTTCCCAGTTCCTCTGGCAGCCCTCCCAAAGGACCCCTGTGAGGCAAGGCAGAAATGGCTTCCTAAGGGGCCCAGAAAGCCCACAGGgcttttcctgctgcttcctctacccatGTATTTTGCTTGGtcctctaaattgactcagctccaggtaaggtcagaatCTTCTCCTGTGGTCTAGACCTTCAAGTTCCCCAGTGAGGATGTGTGTTTGGGAGTGGATGGTCCCCCATTCCCACTTCCACAGTTTGGGCACTCACAATATTTGGGGTGTTTCCCAGGTCTTGCAGGAGCAATCTGCTTCTTTCGGAGGATCTGTGGGTTCTCTCaactttcctgatttttttctgcATGTGGTTCTGCaacaaaagttcatgatgtgagaCTTCACATGCTGCTCTGTGCGTCCGAgtgggagctgcaatctagtTCTTCTGCCTCTCATCTGTCATTATCCTCTAATTTGTCagtaatatgcatttttaatcaatctctcttttttctctctctttcttgtccCCCAAAACTATACTGCCCTTTGAATTCAAGGAGTCAAGGATGGTGATGTTGGGGGGTGGGCAGTGGATACACTCTTTACCCGTTAGGGAGCTATATCTAGATTTAAATATTGCCAATTCAATATAACTTAATTGAAAGCAAATTCAtaatggatacacacacacacacatctgcatGACAAGATTTTTAATAGTTGTAAGAATAACTAATTGTTGTCCGCAGGCAATAAGGGCTTTTTAAGCAAAACAGTTGTGATAAACAGGTCATGCTTAGAATAGTAATCCAGCCAATTGTACGGATTGCTTAGAGACTATGTCATTACCAGAGTTAAAATTCTATAATGCTTTCTCACTCCCTACCACTGAAGGCAAGTTTTTGTCATTAGGTTTATGCTTCCCTGAAAAAATACCACCTGCTATTCTCCACTTTACTATTTACATACCAACGGCACTGGTTCTTTATCTATCTCTCTGGCACAGCAGgagtttgttttcttctgcttcagaGCTTTAAATTTACTATTTCAGCTTCTAAACTTTATTTGGCAATGCCTTCCCACGGCAGATTCCTTCTTGTCATTTTGCCTCTGTTGGAATACTTtctccttaattttctttttagtagataatatctgaaattattttgctgtttaacttattaattttatgtgtgttcTACCTAGATTATAATCTTCAGAGGAAAACTTTATTCTCTGACTTATTTAACTTAAATGCccagtactttaaaaattatgacatttattaaacagatatttgttgaacaaatgtttGAAAATACATGGGAATGAATGCTTGAAAACACTTGAAATTGCTGGTATAAAGAAACAGTTTTATCAGTGAGGATTTAATCAATGTCAGAAGCAATGATATAGGAAAAATTGAGGAATAAGACAGTTATGGACAAGGAGAAATCAATAAACTCTTAAAAGATATTGCCTCAAAAGCATAAGAGGAAATAAGGGTTTATATGTGACTTTTAGATCACTGCCTTGGTTTCTGGATAAAGGGGGAAGTTGTTTGAAAACAGGAGGGATCCTAGATATTCCTTAGTCTGAGGAGGAGCAATTAAAATTCACTTGTTTAGAggctaggagcagtggctcacgcctgtaatcccaccactttgggaggccaaggcaggcagttcacctgaggtcaagagttcaagaccaacctggccaacatggtgaaaccccgtctctacaaaaacacaaaaattagctgggcatgatggtaagtgcctgtaatcccagctactcgagaggctgaggcaggagaattgcttgaacctggaaggcgggagttgcagtgagctgagatcacaccactgcactccagcctggatgacagaacaagactccatctcaaaaacaaaaacaaaaacaacaacaacaacaacaaaaacagattcAAAAGATTCACTTGTTTAAGCCTTAGTGGGCTTAGACACCAGTCTCTGAGACATTCTTCAAGGTCAGGCTCTACAAATGGAACCCAACCAGATTCCCAGATATGGTCAAAGATCTATACACACCCATCTACTCATCTCACAGATCCCCTATCTTAAAGAGACCCTAATTTGGATTCACCTCAGTCTCTGTAATCTGTACCTGCATACCAATAAAAATCTTTCTCACCCACCCTTAGATTGAGAGAAGTCACTTATTATTATGTGAATAACTGGAAGATACTGATATGTTGacaaatctttttctttccttttttattcaacttttattttaacttccaAAGAACAAGTGCAATATGTGCAGCTTTGCTGCATGGGTCAACATGTATCTTTCTGGTCTTTTAGCCATCTCACACTTTGAGCAGATATAAGCTTTACACAAGATTATGAAGGCTGAAAGGATTCCAccaatattattataattagtaTTAATCTGATAGGTTAGGGGAGGTAGACCTCCCCTCCAATAAAACAGATTTCCAGAGTTTCTGACATCATAATCTACCAAGGTCATGGATCACtttcagagaaaaaacaaaagcgaAACCAAACCCACcaagaaacaaaaatccaaaagaaaaaaataaaagaaaaaacaccatgAATACTTCCTGCCATGTTCAGTGGCCAATATGTCAGAAATAGCACTGAGTTACAGATAAAGATGTCTAAACTAAAGTGACATCCCAACAGTCACAGTGTGTGGCCTATTAGTCAATTAAAGCAGTCCCTGCCTCTTTAGAGTTGTTTTCCATGCAAATACATGTCTTATGTCTTAGAATAAGATTCCCTGAGAACTGAACCTAGCATTTATACAAGATAATTAATTCTAAGCCATAGTATCTGCCAAAGAACATTCTACCATCATCTTTACTGAACACAGAAGAGCTACACCAAAACCCTGGGTCATCAGCCAGCACACACACTTATCCAGTGATAAATACACATCATCGGGTGCCTACATACATAcctgaatatgaaaaaaaaaaaaatacctttgctGAGATGAAACACACGTGATTTATTTCAAATAGGTACAGAGAAGTAGATACTGAAGGATTAAGtcttatattatattacataacaTTAATCTATTCCCACACTGAAACCGTtgctttatatgattttttttaactacacTAATGAGAACTTAAGAGATAATGGCCTAAAACCACAGAGAGTATTTTCAAAGATAAGTATAGCACTTCTTCTTTGGAAACCAATGCTTACTAAATGAGACTAAGACTTGTCCCATCAAAAATCCTGGACCTATGCCTAAAACACATGTCACAATCCCCGAACTTTTCAAAAATTGGTACATGCTATAACTTTAATCTCCAGGCCTCACTGGAGCTTGAGACAAGAAGGTAAAAAAGGCTGACAAAAGAAGTCCTGGTATCTTCTATGGTGGGAGAAGGAAACTAGCTAAAGGGAAgaataaattagagaaaaattgGAATGATTGAATTGGAACAAGGCAAAGgctataaaaaaattaagcagCAGTATCCTCTTGGGGGCCCCTTCCCCACACTATCTCAATGCAAATATCTGTCTGAAACGGTCCCTGGCTAAACTCCACCCATGGGTTGGCCAGTCTTGCCTTGACCAATAGCCTTGACAAGGCAACCTTGACCAATAGTCTTAGAGTATCAGGTGAGGCCAGGGGCCGGCGGCTGGCTAGGGATGAAGAATAAAAGGAAGCACCCTCCAGCAGTTCCACACACTCGCTTCTGGAACGGCTGAGATTATCAATAAGCTCCTAGTCCAGACGCCATGGGTCATTTGACAGAGGAGGACAAGGCTACTATCACAAGCCTGTGGGGCAAGGTGAATGTGGAAGATGCTGGAGGAGAAACCCTGGGAAGGTAGGCTCTGGTGACCAggacaaggaagggaaggaaggaccCTGTGCCTGGCAAAAGTCCAGGCCGCTTCTCAGGATTTGTGGCACTTTCTGACTGTTAAACTGCTCTTGTTCAATCTCACAGGCTCCTGGTTGTCTACCCATGGACCCAGAGGTTCTTTGACAGCTTTGGCAACCTGTCCTCTGCCTCTGCCATCATGGGCAACCCCAAGGTCAAGGCACACGGCAAGAAGGTGCTGACTTCCTTGGGAGATGCCATAAAGAACCTGGATGATCTCAAGGGCACCTTTGCCCAGCTGAGTGAGCTGCACTGTGACAAGCTGCATGTGGATCCTGAGAACTTCAgggtgagtccaggagtttcagcAGTTTCAGAGTTCAGTCTCAAGGCAACTTAGACAACTGAGTATTGATCTGAGGACAGCCGAATCTACCTGCTGGGTGTGAGCTATTTGAAGGTACTGGGGTTGGGAGTGAAGAAACTGCAGAGGACTAACTGGGCTGAGACCCAATGGTAATGTTTTAGGGCCTAAGGAGTGCCTCTAAAAATCTAGACGGACAATTTTGACTTTGACAAAACAGAGGTGGAAATGAGGAAAATGACTTTTCTTTATTAGATTCCGGTAGAAAGAACTTTCATCTTTCcctcatttttgttatttgttttaaaacatctATCTGGAGGCAGGACAAGTATGGTCATTCAAAAGATGCAGGCAGAAGGCATATATTGGCCCAGTCAAAGTGGGGAACTCTGGTGACCAAACAGGGTCTGAGGCTATTCCTATATCAGCTGGACACATACAAAATGCCGCTATCACTTCATTACAAACTTATATCCTCTAATTCCAGATGGGGGCAAAGTGTGTCCAGGGGTGAGGATCAATTGAAACATTTGGGCTAGAGTAGATTTTGAaagccaggtgtgtgtgtgtgtgtgtgcgcgcgcgcgcgtgtgtttCTTTTAACGTTTTCAGCCTACAACATACAGGGTTTGTGGTGGCAAGAAGACAGCAAGTTTTAAATTTCGGCCAGTGACTAGTGCTGCAAGGGGTACAACTACCTGCATTTAATGGGAAGGCAAAATCTCAGGCTTTGAGGGAAGTTAACATAGGCTTGATTCTGGGTGGAAGCTGGGTGTGTAGTTTCTGGAGGCCAGGCTGGAGCTCTCAGCTCACTATGGGTTCATTTTTGTTGTCT
Above is a genomic segment from Chlorocebus sabaeus isolate Y175 chromosome 1, mChlSab1.0.hap1, whole genome shotgun sequence containing:
- the HBG gene encoding hemoglobin subunit gamma-1, with amino-acid sequence MGHLTEEDKATITSLWGKVNVEDAGGETLGRLLVVYPWTQRFFDSFGNLSSASAIMGNPKVKAHGKKVLTSLGDAIKNLDDLKGTFAQLSELHCDKLHVDPENFRLLGNVLVTVLAIHFGKEFTPEVQASWQKMVTGVASALSSRYH